In Zobellia roscoffensis, the following are encoded in one genomic region:
- a CDS encoding HupE/UreJ family protein yields the protein MKTPNKQILTTSLLLLFPLLLAAHGVSSADQETLNNGGLLSYIYVGAKHMVTGYDHLLFLAGVIFYLNNFKDIVRFITVFTIGHSITLIGATYLGIKADEHLIDAVIAISVLYKGFENLGGFEKYLKFKSPNLLWMVFIFGLIHGFGLSTRLQSFDVGSSQFLAKIVCFNIGVELGQVLALIPIVFIITQWKSKKSYTPFYKAANLYLIIAGIGLFIYQMYGYFYGGH from the coding sequence ATGAAGACACCTAATAAGCAAATTCTAACAACTTCATTACTACTACTTTTTCCTTTACTTCTAGCAGCACATGGGGTAAGTTCAGCCGATCAGGAAACACTGAATAACGGTGGGTTATTATCCTATATATACGTGGGTGCAAAACATATGGTTACCGGGTATGACCATCTCCTATTTTTAGCTGGGGTCATCTTTTATCTAAATAACTTCAAGGATATTGTCCGCTTTATTACTGTATTTACGATAGGACACAGTATTACGTTAATTGGCGCTACTTATTTGGGTATTAAGGCAGATGAACATTTAATAGATGCCGTTATTGCTATAAGTGTTTTATATAAAGGATTTGAAAATTTAGGAGGGTTTGAAAAATATCTAAAATTCAAATCCCCTAATCTTTTATGGATGGTATTTATATTTGGATTGATTCACGGTTTTGGATTATCTACCCGCTTACAATCTTTTGATGTAGGAAGCTCTCAATTTCTAGCAAAAATTGTCTGTTTCAACATTGGCGTTGAACTGGGGCAAGTTCTTGCTTTGATTCCTATTGTTTTTATAATTACCCAATGGAAATCCAAAAAAAGCTACACTCCCTTTTACAAAGCAGCCAATTTATATCTGATAATTGCTGGAATTGGTCTTTTTATATATCAGATGTATGGGTATTTCTACGGAGGTCATTAA